One region of Aminivibrio sp. genomic DNA includes:
- a CDS encoding ATP-binding protein, with the protein MTRSAIPALSLSLRKKVGLAAGRFKMISPGDRIMIGLSGGKDSLVLTLALAGLRRRSPVPFSLAACFVDITGGETDVSSLREFCDSLDIPFFVRPHPIVGIIEARNERSPCSLCANIRRGILNTAAKEEGCNLLALGHNLDDVVETALMNLFNTGRFRAFQPKFRQSRSGMTVIRPLVFAEEKKILKEARRLGMPVLPYVCPFSLDTERVKAKSILDRLSAGNPKIKYNILHALQYLDERDKWSQGEAEATAPTIPGTSLKER; encoded by the coding sequence TTGACCCGATCCGCCATACCCGCCCTTTCCCTGTCCCTCAGAAAAAAAGTCGGCCTCGCTGCGGGCCGATTCAAGATGATCTCCCCGGGAGACCGGATCATGATCGGCCTCTCCGGAGGAAAGGACAGCCTTGTCCTGACGCTGGCCCTCGCGGGACTCCGCAGAAGGAGCCCCGTCCCCTTTTCCCTCGCCGCATGCTTCGTTGACATTACCGGCGGAGAGACGGACGTCTCGTCCCTGCGGGAATTCTGCGATTCCCTGGACATTCCCTTTTTCGTCCGCCCCCATCCTATCGTGGGAATCATCGAGGCGCGGAATGAGCGGTCTCCATGCAGCCTGTGCGCCAATATCCGGCGCGGTATCCTGAACACGGCGGCAAAGGAGGAGGGGTGCAATCTCCTGGCCCTGGGGCACAACCTGGACGACGTGGTTGAGACGGCGCTGATGAACCTTTTCAACACGGGCAGGTTCAGGGCCTTCCAGCCGAAGTTCCGGCAGAGCAGGTCAGGCATGACGGTTATCCGTCCCCTGGTGTTCGCGGAAGAGAAGAAGATCCTGAAGGAAGCCCGCAGGCTCGGGATGCCCGTTCTGCCCTATGTCTGCCCCTTTTCCCTCGATACGGAACGGGTGAAGGCAAAAAGTATACTTGACAGACTGAGTGCCGGGAACCCGAAAATAAAGTACAATATACTACACGCACTTCAGTACCTGGACGAACGGGACAAATGGTCCCAGGGAGAAGCGGAGGCTACAGCCCCCACCATTCCGGGGACGAGCCTGAAGGAGAGATGA
- a CDS encoding glutaredoxin domain-containing protein — MMIKVYSTKTCPWCAKVKEYLDGKGVAFESVDVQANREAAMEMVRKTGQMGVPVTQIGEKYIVGYNPEAIDAELANQEQ; from the coding sequence TTGATGATAAAAGTTTATTCGACGAAGACGTGCCCGTGGTGCGCCAAAGTGAAGGAGTATCTTGACGGAAAGGGTGTCGCTTTCGAGAGCGTGGATGTTCAGGCGAACCGGGAGGCTGCCATGGAAATGGTCCGGAAGACGGGCCAGATGGGAGTACCCGTCACGCAGATCGGCGAGAAGTATATCGTCGGGTACAACCCGGAGGCTATTGACGCGGAGCTGGCGAACCAGGAACAGTAG
- a CDS encoding PEP/pyruvate-binding domain-containing protein: MGKNDGLSLGPTPSANGRTFPENPDYPGANSTVTENYFRWDPLDDPDFAHLIVGKGSIGGKGRSLLFAMAKLRDSKEETLKRVIFPPSLFIATDSFDYVLRQIPDLEELKKEEPEVIEYAFLRTKLPTEVSERVLRFLEKITDPIVVRSSSVLEDSLKYSFAGKYLSTFEFNDGETSLEERAAQVERDIKKIYARTFFPLAVAYRSKHGLGDDRMGIILMRVAGKWRGRYYYPTIAGVGFSRYYRRWTTRIRSEDGIIRLVFGMGTTSTKRGYARTFALTLPSLRPEGQNPFNIMRHAQEHFQVIDREQKSLVTVDVKRIWKDIFPYHSCFPDYAQIYRPDDDGGYFTPMSRHGSTIRAGEKVCFTFEEFACRSKHFFERMKKLLALLDREMGVPADVEFAYHPSEDLVEIVQARPLWLSDQSQPVSIPDLENRRVILKADRMVTHGVKENIPYLVYVDHRIYAQETRFHDVARAIGTVNEALKGSRFILVAPGRVGSSNPLLGVPVQYNEITRCSCIVEVGFPKEGYMPELSFGTHFFTDLEIDGILYMPVYEGAKNNIFDESFFDSAPYALGSHAGVRIYSGSFSVYTDGDKNFGVVVADRVDEPENGWD; this comes from the coding sequence ATGGGGAAAAACGACGGACTGTCTTTAGGGCCCACGCCCTCCGCAAACGGACGGACGTTTCCCGAGAACCCCGACTATCCCGGAGCAAACAGCACCGTAACTGAAAACTACTTCCGCTGGGATCCCCTTGACGATCCCGATTTTGCCCACCTCATCGTGGGAAAGGGCAGCATCGGCGGCAAGGGGCGTTCCCTGCTCTTTGCCATGGCAAAACTGCGGGACAGTAAGGAGGAGACGTTGAAACGGGTGATCTTTCCGCCGTCTCTTTTCATCGCCACCGACTCCTTTGATTACGTGCTCCGCCAGATTCCCGACCTGGAAGAACTGAAGAAGGAGGAACCGGAGGTGATCGAGTACGCCTTCCTCCGGACAAAACTCCCGACGGAAGTGAGCGAAAGAGTTCTGCGCTTCCTCGAGAAGATCACCGATCCCATCGTGGTCCGCAGCAGCAGCGTCCTCGAGGATTCGCTGAAATACTCCTTCGCGGGGAAATACCTTTCAACATTCGAGTTCAACGACGGAGAGACGTCCCTGGAGGAACGGGCCGCCCAGGTGGAGCGGGACATCAAGAAAATTTACGCCAGGACGTTCTTCCCATTAGCGGTGGCCTACCGGTCGAAACACGGCCTGGGGGACGACCGCATGGGGATCATTCTCATGAGAGTCGCCGGAAAGTGGCGGGGACGGTACTACTACCCCACCATCGCCGGCGTGGGGTTTTCACGCTATTACAGGAGGTGGACCACCCGGATCCGGTCCGAGGACGGGATCATCCGCCTGGTCTTCGGCATGGGCACCACGAGCACCAAGCGGGGGTACGCCCGAACCTTCGCCCTGACACTGCCGAGTCTCCGCCCCGAGGGTCAGAACCCCTTCAACATCATGCGCCATGCCCAGGAGCATTTCCAGGTAATCGACCGGGAGCAGAAATCCCTGGTGACGGTGGACGTGAAGCGCATCTGGAAGGACATTTTCCCCTACCACAGCTGTTTCCCCGACTATGCCCAGATTTACAGGCCCGACGACGACGGCGGGTATTTCACCCCCATGTCCCGCCACGGTTCCACCATCAGGGCCGGTGAAAAGGTCTGCTTCACTTTTGAGGAGTTCGCCTGCCGTTCGAAGCACTTCTTCGAGCGGATGAAAAAGCTCCTCGCCCTCCTCGACCGGGAGATGGGCGTGCCGGCGGACGTGGAGTTCGCCTACCACCCCAGCGAAGACCTGGTGGAGATCGTCCAGGCCCGTCCCCTGTGGCTCAGTGATCAGAGCCAACCAGTGTCCATCCCGGACCTGGAGAACCGGAGGGTGATACTGAAGGCGGACAGGATGGTGACCCACGGCGTAAAGGAGAACATCCCCTACCTCGTGTACGTGGACCATCGCATTTACGCTCAGGAGACCAGGTTCCACGACGTGGCCCGGGCGATAGGCACGGTGAACGAGGCACTGAAGGGCTCCCGGTTCATTCTCGTGGCTCCGGGCAGGGTGGGTTCCAGCAATCCCCTTCTCGGCGTACCGGTGCAGTACAACGAGATTACGAGGTGCTCCTGCATCGTGGAGGTGGGTTTTCCCAAGGAGGGGTACATGCCGGAACTTTCCTTCGGTACCCACTTCTTTACGGACCTGGAGATCGACGGAATCCTCTACATGCCCGTCTACGAAGGGGCGAAGAACAACATCTTCGACGAGAGCTTCTTCGACTCCGCTCCGTACGCCCTGGGGTCCCACGCGGGTGTCCGCATCTACTCAGGATCCTTCTCGGTGTACACCGATGGAGACAAAAATTTCGGCGTCGTGGTGGCGGACAGGGTGGACGAACCGGAGAACGGATGGGACTGA
- a CDS encoding NADH-ubiquinone oxidoreductase-F iron-sulfur binding region domain-containing protein: MPKTIVKVGLASCGVAAGAVPIYETLTGILAGRDDVEIKKVGCIGLCYMEPIVEVERDGKSITYGKVDTAMAKEIAESHVNRGEIVLRGVILDPESTACENERMDSQVRIVLRNSGLIDPEKIEEYIARDGYKALEKAFSMSPLQVIDEVLASGLRGRGGAGFPTGLKWKFANGAKGDKKYFVCNADEGDPGAFMDRSVLESDPHSIIEGMAIGAYAIGSDEGIIYCRAEYPLAIKHLNVALDQAREKGFLGKNILGSGFSFDIHIKEGAGAFVCGEETAMIASIEGRRGMPRPRPPFPANSGVFGKPTNINNVETIANIPWILMNGAAKFAEYGIGKSRGTKVFALAGKIKKGGLAEVPMGMPLREVIFKVAGGIAENKKFKAVQLGGPSGGCIPESLLDTPVDYESINATGAIMGSGGMVVMDETTCIVDVAKFFLAFVQKESCGKCPFCRIGTKRMLEILERITEGKGAMEDLDTLLYLAHQVKEGSLCGLGQTAPNPVMTTLKYFREEYEAHIRDKKCPAKVCTGLIHYVVDPAVCIGCTKCARNCPVSCIAGEVKKPHVIDDEKCIRCGQCKKVCPVGAISVE, encoded by the coding sequence ATGCCCAAGACTATCGTGAAGGTCGGACTGGCGAGCTGCGGTGTGGCAGCGGGAGCGGTCCCCATTTATGAAACCCTCACGGGAATCCTTGCAGGTCGGGACGACGTGGAAATCAAGAAGGTCGGCTGCATCGGCCTCTGCTACATGGAGCCCATCGTGGAAGTGGAGCGGGACGGCAAATCCATCACCTACGGCAAGGTGGACACAGCCATGGCCAAAGAGATCGCCGAATCCCACGTGAACCGGGGGGAGATCGTCCTTCGGGGCGTCATCCTCGACCCGGAGAGCACGGCCTGCGAGAACGAGCGCATGGACAGCCAGGTCCGCATTGTCCTCCGGAACAGCGGCCTCATCGATCCTGAGAAAATTGAAGAGTACATTGCCCGCGACGGCTACAAGGCACTGGAAAAAGCCTTCTCCATGAGCCCCCTCCAGGTCATCGACGAAGTCCTCGCCAGCGGCCTCCGCGGCCGTGGCGGAGCAGGCTTTCCCACGGGGCTGAAATGGAAGTTCGCCAACGGGGCGAAGGGGGACAAGAAGTACTTCGTCTGCAACGCCGACGAGGGCGACCCCGGCGCCTTCATGGACCGCTCTGTCCTCGAGAGCGACCCCCACAGCATCATCGAGGGAATGGCCATCGGCGCCTACGCCATCGGGTCCGACGAGGGCATCATCTACTGCCGGGCGGAATACCCCCTGGCCATAAAGCACCTGAACGTGGCCCTGGACCAAGCCCGGGAGAAGGGTTTCCTCGGGAAGAATATCCTTGGGTCCGGCTTCTCCTTCGACATCCATATAAAGGAAGGGGCGGGCGCCTTCGTCTGCGGCGAGGAAACCGCCATGATCGCCTCCATCGAGGGACGGAGGGGCATGCCCCGGCCGCGGCCTCCCTTCCCGGCCAACAGCGGCGTCTTCGGCAAGCCCACGAACATCAACAACGTGGAGACCATCGCCAACATCCCCTGGATTCTGATGAACGGGGCGGCGAAGTTTGCCGAATACGGCATCGGCAAGAGCCGGGGCACCAAGGTCTTCGCCCTGGCGGGAAAGATCAAGAAAGGCGGTCTCGCCGAGGTCCCCATGGGAATGCCCCTGCGGGAGGTCATCTTCAAGGTGGCAGGCGGCATCGCCGAGAACAAGAAGTTCAAGGCGGTCCAGCTCGGCGGCCCCTCGGGAGGGTGCATCCCCGAATCGCTGCTGGACACACCGGTGGACTATGAATCCATCAACGCCACGGGGGCCATCATGGGCTCCGGCGGCATGGTAGTCATGGACGAGACCACCTGCATCGTGGACGTGGCCAAGTTCTTCCTGGCCTTCGTCCAAAAGGAGTCCTGCGGCAAATGCCCCTTCTGCCGCATCGGCACCAAGAGAATGCTCGAGATCCTGGAGCGGATCACCGAAGGCAAAGGGGCCATGGAGGACCTGGACACCCTGCTCTACCTGGCCCACCAGGTGAAGGAGGGTTCCCTCTGCGGCCTCGGCCAGACTGCGCCGAACCCGGTGATGACCACGCTGAAATATTTCCGGGAGGAGTACGAGGCCCATATCCGGGACAAAAAGTGCCCCGCCAAGGTATGCACCGGTCTCATTCATTACGTCGTCGACCCGGCCGTATGCATCGGCTGCACGAAATGCGCCCGGAACTGCCCCGTCTCCTGCATCGCTGGAGAAGTGAAGAAACCCCACGTCATCGACGACGAGAAGTGCATCCGCTGCGGACAGTGCAAGAAGGTCTGCCCCGTGGGCGCCATCTCGGTGGAATAA
- a CDS encoding response regulator transcription factor: MELIRVLIADDHKLFRDGLKKLLELESDIAVVGEAGDGEEAFSLIREKEPDILLFDINMPRMDGIQLVRELNNIPHKTRYVAISAYDDEDCLSALSAAGVLGFVLKASGKVELLSAIRSAARGQPYVDPRVAGKLLTSFSRRKEENDQLYELTPREKEILYWLAQGLSNTEVADRMVLSEKTVKNHVSHVLKKLDRRDRTQAAILAWRIGFAQLSPETLSHILESAEH; the protein is encoded by the coding sequence ATGGAACTAATCAGGGTGCTCATTGCGGACGATCACAAGCTTTTCCGTGACGGGCTAAAAAAGCTTCTGGAACTGGAATCGGATATCGCCGTCGTCGGTGAAGCGGGTGACGGCGAAGAAGCCTTCTCGCTCATCAGGGAAAAAGAGCCTGACATCCTTCTTTTTGACATCAACATGCCCCGGATGGACGGCATTCAGCTTGTCAGGGAACTGAACAACATTCCCCACAAAACACGGTATGTGGCCATCAGCGCCTACGACGACGAGGACTGTCTCTCAGCCCTCTCGGCGGCGGGGGTTCTCGGGTTCGTCCTCAAGGCTTCCGGAAAGGTGGAGCTGCTTTCCGCCATCCGGTCGGCGGCGAGGGGACAGCCCTACGTGGATCCCAGGGTCGCGGGAAAACTCCTCACCTCCTTCTCCAGGAGAAAAGAGGAGAACGACCAACTCTACGAGCTCACCCCCAGGGAGAAGGAAATACTCTACTGGCTCGCCCAGGGGCTGAGCAACACAGAAGTGGCCGACCGGATGGTCCTCTCCGAGAAGACGGTGAAAAACCACGTGAGCCACGTGCTCAAGAAGCTCGATCGCCGGGACCGGACCCAGGCGGCCATACTGGCTTGGCGCATCGGCTTCGCCCAGCTTTCTCCGGAAACCCTGTCCCATATACTGGAAAGCGCGGAGCATTAG
- a CDS encoding glucose-6-phosphate isomerase, producing MLRRSGTVSELLTLSYGMAVDGAVGMETVAGYEEILRKGDARLREAASEGQDGVGWINLPSRDIADVEKTGKWISGFDAMVQVGIGGSALGNLMLHGALLPPYWNELPRAKRQGPRFYMSDNVDPADNRAIWNLIDPGQTVFTVISKSGSTAETMANFLFFWDRLKVDLGPKKAAEHVVVITDEEKGVLRPFADEIGCRRLVLPADVGGRFSVLSPVGLLSAVALGIQADKLLEGAAEMDGKLAARNTIVENPAWLLAALSVAHYRQGRNMTVLMPYEDALERFCEWFAQLWGESLGKNGTGSTPVRALGAIDQHSQIQLYTEGPDDKLFTVMTVADPTEEIIIPETEEKTLVSLSYLFGQSMNSLRRYEAISTAAAIAKSGKPVVSIEIPKLDERRMGAMIQFYEYVTALAGYILDVNPFDQPGVEQGKNYTYGLMGRPDYSAQALEVTELAEKLFLREVSV from the coding sequence GTGCTTCGAAGATCGGGAACGGTATCGGAACTGCTCACTCTGTCCTATGGAATGGCTGTAGACGGCGCGGTAGGCATGGAGACCGTCGCCGGGTATGAGGAGATACTCCGGAAAGGGGATGCCCGGCTTCGGGAGGCAGCTTCCGAAGGTCAGGACGGCGTGGGCTGGATCAACCTCCCTTCCCGGGACATCGCCGATGTGGAGAAGACGGGGAAGTGGATTTCCGGCTTCGACGCCATGGTCCAGGTGGGCATCGGCGGCTCGGCCCTCGGCAATCTCATGCTCCATGGGGCGTTGCTTCCTCCGTACTGGAACGAGCTGCCCCGTGCGAAACGGCAGGGTCCGAGGTTCTACATGTCGGACAACGTGGACCCGGCCGACAACCGGGCGATCTGGAACCTCATCGATCCCGGGCAGACAGTGTTCACCGTCATCAGCAAATCGGGAAGCACCGCCGAGACCATGGCGAATTTCCTTTTCTTTTGGGACCGGCTCAAGGTGGATCTCGGCCCGAAAAAAGCGGCGGAGCACGTGGTGGTCATCACCGATGAAGAGAAGGGGGTTCTCCGGCCCTTCGCCGACGAGATCGGCTGCCGGCGCCTCGTTCTGCCCGCCGATGTGGGCGGGCGCTTCTCCGTGCTCTCCCCCGTCGGGCTTCTCTCCGCCGTCGCCCTGGGTATACAGGCCGACAAGCTGCTCGAGGGAGCGGCCGAGATGGACGGAAAGCTCGCGGCGAGGAACACCATCGTCGAAAACCCCGCCTGGCTTCTGGCCGCACTCTCGGTGGCCCATTACAGACAGGGGAGGAACATGACGGTCCTCATGCCCTACGAGGACGCCCTGGAGAGGTTCTGCGAATGGTTTGCCCAGCTCTGGGGCGAAAGCCTGGGGAAGAACGGAACGGGATCGACCCCCGTGCGGGCCCTCGGCGCTATCGACCAGCACTCCCAGATCCAGCTCTACACCGAAGGCCCCGACGACAAGCTTTTTACCGTGATGACGGTGGCCGACCCGACGGAGGAAATCATCATTCCCGAGACGGAGGAAAAGACCCTGGTGTCCCTGTCCTACCTCTTCGGGCAATCCATGAACTCTCTGCGGCGGTATGAGGCCATCTCGACGGCGGCAGCCATCGCGAAGTCAGGAAAACCGGTGGTCTCCATCGAGATCCCGAAGCTCGACGAGCGCCGCATGGGAGCCATGATCCAGTTCTACGAGTATGTGACGGCCCTGGCCGGGTACATCCTGGACGTGAACCCCTTCGACCAGCCGGGGGTGGAGCAGGGAAAGAACTATACCTACGGTCTCATGGGGCGCCCCGATTACAGCGCCCAGGCCCTCGAGGTGACCGAACTGGCGGAAAAGCTCTTCCTCAGGGAAGTCTCCGTCTAG
- a CDS encoding FAD-dependent oxidoreductase, with the protein MKKNIKVTLNGKTVYGYEGQRILDLCADCGVEIPTLCYDRHLSLHGGCSVCLVEVEGAKTLLRACANTIVQNMVIRTETEKAVSARRTALELLLSDHVGDCRPPCTLTCPANGNVQAYINLAAQGKYQESLDTLHHHVTLPACIGRVCPAPCEKKCRRNFVDDAPVSIKEIKRFVGDWALKNDYLGVIPETGDNGKTVAVVGGGPAGISAAYYLRLKGYRPVIFEKEALLGGMMRYGIPDYRLPQAILQKEIDWLLAHGVEVRTGMTLGKNITLDELRRNFDGVILAMGCWKSSPMRVPGEDLDGVLGGINFLYDVKTNPDARIGRRVAVVGGGNTAMDACRSARRLGAEEVSVLYRRSREEMPADDLEIEEATEEGVNFIFLAAPKSIEGNGKVERVVCERMELGEPDASGRRSPVPTGETFVLEVDTVIAAVGQAIDFSGVPSELHDGRKMKVGPDYDTPLPGVFVCGDQQTGPKIAIEAIGNGHWAADSLDHYLTRGTPKKPFFYDIVRTDLGPEDFSHVEKTVQEHVPIVSGETRLAKPFEEYSPGLTEEQTLRDAKRCMECGCADVFECRLRKYATTHEVQPEKLAGEHIAKFEDANQYYIRNLDKCILCSKCVRACDEISGFHAIDFAKRGFDSVLTPQFYNDMEHSDCTFCGLCTQVCPVGALMEKRAERWPHLEVPEIIKTTCRMCSVGCELDLNLDRRRSRIVRVTTDPDNPTAPTFGSCCFMGRYGFRDVKDSGNFDPAVNGESVSLDEAAAAFDNLASRKGAIYVAGTNLTLQEAKALRDYAALRTPEAVISAAEGAEFLPYLAEAGKRKDAVRASYASFNEGDAFLLLGANTDEDQPVLTSWLRRAMRHRKASVVCLGGTPGILDRGDTVILAPEEGKQEEAIRSLTAAVQATREKAPVDFAALAGKAGLCPGTFEKAAALLAAAKHPVTLMGAGLPASASFDLSSALQGGRYLLLFKGAGTAGLLSVFPEVLSVAEAKKNRPSPVLFLGITPEEAGFTEGDLNGTEYAVLAADSSPLSEKASVLLPLRPWPEKEGTTVNLEGRELPVRKGPLAKKTGRNICDVLSRAALPWGGKIPSNPVVR; encoded by the coding sequence ATGAAGAAAAACATAAAGGTCACACTCAACGGAAAAACAGTCTACGGGTACGAGGGGCAGAGAATACTCGATCTCTGCGCCGACTGCGGCGTGGAAATACCCACCCTCTGCTACGACCGCCACCTGAGCCTCCACGGGGGCTGCTCCGTCTGCCTCGTGGAAGTGGAGGGTGCAAAAACCCTGCTCCGGGCGTGCGCCAACACCATCGTCCAGAACATGGTCATCAGGACCGAGACAGAGAAGGCCGTGAGCGCCCGCCGGACCGCCCTGGAACTGCTGCTCTCCGACCACGTGGGCGACTGCCGCCCCCCCTGCACCCTCACCTGTCCGGCCAACGGAAACGTCCAGGCTTACATCAATCTGGCCGCCCAGGGGAAATACCAGGAATCCCTCGACACGCTCCACCATCACGTCACCCTCCCTGCGTGCATCGGCCGGGTCTGCCCCGCCCCCTGCGAGAAGAAGTGCCGCAGGAATTTCGTGGACGACGCGCCCGTGTCAATTAAGGAGATCAAGCGGTTCGTCGGCGACTGGGCATTGAAGAACGACTATCTCGGCGTCATCCCCGAGACCGGGGACAACGGAAAGACCGTCGCCGTCGTGGGGGGCGGCCCCGCCGGCATCTCCGCGGCCTACTACCTGCGCCTGAAAGGCTACCGACCGGTCATCTTCGAGAAGGAAGCCCTTCTCGGCGGTATGATGCGCTACGGCATTCCCGACTACCGCCTTCCCCAGGCCATTCTCCAGAAGGAGATCGACTGGCTCCTCGCCCACGGCGTGGAGGTGCGCACCGGCATGACCCTGGGAAAGAACATCACCCTCGACGAACTCCGCAGGAATTTCGACGGCGTCATCCTCGCCATGGGCTGCTGGAAGTCCTCCCCCATGCGGGTGCCCGGAGAGGACCTGGACGGAGTCCTGGGTGGGATCAACTTCCTCTACGACGTGAAGACCAACCCCGACGCAAGAATCGGCAGAAGGGTGGCCGTGGTGGGAGGAGGCAACACCGCCATGGACGCCTGCCGCTCGGCCCGCCGCCTCGGCGCCGAGGAAGTGTCGGTGCTCTACAGGAGGAGCCGGGAGGAGATGCCCGCCGACGATCTCGAGATCGAAGAGGCCACCGAAGAAGGGGTGAACTTCATCTTCCTGGCGGCCCCAAAATCAATCGAGGGGAACGGCAAGGTGGAACGGGTGGTCTGCGAGCGGATGGAGCTCGGGGAACCGGATGCCTCCGGGCGGCGGAGCCCCGTGCCTACGGGGGAGACCTTCGTCCTCGAGGTTGATACGGTCATCGCCGCCGTGGGGCAGGCCATCGACTTCTCAGGGGTGCCCTCGGAACTGCATGACGGCCGGAAGATGAAGGTCGGTCCCGACTACGACACTCCCCTCCCGGGAGTATTCGTGTGCGGCGACCAGCAGACGGGGCCGAAGATCGCCATCGAGGCCATCGGCAACGGCCACTGGGCCGCCGACTCCCTGGATCACTACCTGACCCGGGGAACGCCGAAAAAACCCTTCTTCTACGATATCGTCCGGACGGACCTCGGCCCCGAGGACTTCAGTCACGTGGAGAAAACCGTCCAGGAACACGTGCCCATCGTGAGCGGAGAGACACGGCTCGCAAAGCCCTTCGAGGAGTACAGCCCCGGACTGACGGAGGAGCAGACCCTCCGGGACGCGAAGAGGTGCATGGAGTGCGGCTGCGCCGACGTCTTCGAGTGCAGGCTCCGGAAATACGCCACCACCCACGAGGTACAGCCGGAGAAGCTTGCCGGTGAGCACATTGCCAAGTTTGAGGATGCGAACCAGTACTATATCCGGAACCTGGACAAGTGCATCCTCTGTTCCAAGTGCGTTCGAGCCTGCGACGAGATCTCCGGCTTCCACGCCATCGACTTTGCGAAGCGGGGCTTCGATTCGGTGCTGACGCCCCAGTTCTACAACGACATGGAACACTCCGACTGCACCTTCTGCGGACTCTGCACCCAGGTCTGCCCCGTGGGAGCCCTCATGGAGAAGCGGGCCGAGCGGTGGCCTCACCTGGAGGTGCCGGAGATAATCAAGACCACCTGCCGGATGTGCTCCGTGGGCTGCGAACTCGACCTCAACCTGGACCGCAGGCGCTCCCGTATCGTCCGAGTCACCACCGACCCGGACAATCCGACGGCCCCCACCTTCGGGTCGTGCTGCTTCATGGGACGGTACGGTTTCAGGGACGTGAAGGACTCGGGGAACTTTGACCCGGCAGTGAACGGCGAGTCCGTGTCCCTTGACGAAGCCGCGGCCGCCTTCGACAACCTTGCCTCCAGGAAGGGCGCAATCTACGTGGCGGGGACGAACCTCACTCTGCAGGAGGCGAAAGCTCTCCGCGACTACGCTGCTCTCCGCACACCGGAGGCTGTCATTTCCGCGGCGGAAGGAGCGGAATTCCTGCCCTACCTCGCCGAGGCGGGGAAGAGAAAGGATGCCGTCCGGGCTTCCTACGCCTCCTTCAACGAAGGCGACGCCTTCCTGCTCCTGGGGGCGAACACCGACGAAGACCAGCCCGTGCTGACATCGTGGCTGCGGAGGGCCATGCGGCACCGGAAAGCATCAGTGGTCTGTCTCGGCGGCACCCCGGGCATACTCGACAGGGGAGACACCGTGATCCTCGCCCCCGAAGAGGGCAAACAGGAGGAAGCGATCCGGTCCCTCACCGCTGCCGTTCAGGCAACCAGGGAGAAGGCCCCTGTCGATTTCGCGGCCCTGGCAGGGAAGGCAGGCCTGTGCCCCGGAACCTTCGAAAAGGCTGCCGCTCTCCTTGCCGCCGCGAAGCACCCTGTCACCCTCATGGGAGCGGGACTGCCGGCGAGTGCCTCTTTCGACCTCTCTTCGGCCCTTCAGGGAGGCCGGTACCTTCTTCTCTTCAAAGGAGCGGGAACGGCGGGACTGCTCTCCGTATTCCCGGAGGTTCTCTCCGTCGCCGAAGCAAAGAAGAACCGGCCGTCGCCGGTACTCTTCCTCGGGATCACCCCGGAGGAGGCTGGATTCACGGAAGGCGACCTCAACGGAACGGAATATGCCGTTCTCGCCGCTGATTCCTCTCCTCTTTCGGAGAAGGCGTCCGTTCTTCTGCCCCTTCGTCCGTGGCCGGAAAAGGAAGGCACCACGGTGAACCTGGAGGGCAGGGAGCTCCCCGTCCGGAAGGGACCCCTTGCGAAAAAGACGGGAAGGAACATCTGTGACGTTCTTTCAAGGGCGGCTCTTCCCTGGGGAGGAAAAATTCCCTCGAACCCCGTTGTGCGCTGA
- the nuoE gene encoding NADH-quinone oxidoreductase subunit NuoE, with amino-acid sequence MTISAATLARSDLETRLLPLADRYRGKKGITIPLLADMQREMGYIGPEAVDFMAKELDIPAAEMFGVATFYAMFRLQPEGRYVVRLCRGTACHVQGSARIGEQIQRHLGVQEGETTKDGLFTLQYVACLGCCSLAPVMMVGEEVHGRLTPEKAVDVLEAVRASQRE; translated from the coding sequence ATGACCATATCTGCGGCAACCCTCGCGCGTTCAGATCTGGAGACCCGTCTCCTCCCTCTCGCAGACCGCTACAGAGGGAAAAAGGGCATTACGATTCCCCTGCTGGCCGATATGCAGAGGGAAATGGGCTACATCGGCCCCGAAGCGGTGGATTTCATGGCGAAAGAGCTGGACATCCCCGCAGCGGAGATGTTCGGCGTCGCCACCTTCTATGCCATGTTCCGGCTCCAGCCGGAGGGCAGATACGTGGTTCGGCTCTGCCGGGGAACGGCCTGCCACGTCCAGGGCTCGGCCCGCATCGGAGAGCAGATCCAGCGTCATCTCGGGGTGCAGGAGGGAGAGACCACGAAAGACGGTCTGTTCACCCTGCAGTACGTGGCCTGCCTCGGCTGCTGCAGTCTCGCTCCCGTGATGATGGTGGGAGAAGAGGTTCACGGAAGACTGACGCCGGAAAAAGCCGTGGACGTGCTTGAAGCCGTCAGGGCTTCCCAGCGGGAATAG